In a single window of the Synechococcus sp. HK05 genome:
- a CDS encoding DUF1995 family protein, giving the protein MLPADLRQAEVEALAAVQAALASQSKGLWTVEFRFEGLRILPVALRLLAALTPQHPEARLLFPDAGATALAKRDAPNQAPQLLGLGDLLRLQQADGGSEGLVLLAAPTPADYEEVEALCAQHRGSLVMINGRLEDAAVGIGTVARERRKGFLAEWQAAYGLIPTAEGALRRAYPADWQFYRRDADGYRSVCSFEQRPDREQQLEALEEAAR; this is encoded by the coding sequence ATGCTGCCCGCCGACCTGCGCCAAGCCGAAGTGGAGGCCCTGGCGGCCGTTCAGGCGGCGCTGGCGAGCCAGAGCAAGGGGCTGTGGACCGTGGAGTTCCGCTTTGAAGGGCTTCGGATTTTGCCTGTGGCCCTGCGTTTGCTGGCCGCGCTCACCCCGCAGCACCCGGAGGCACGGCTCTTGTTTCCCGATGCAGGTGCCACCGCGCTGGCGAAGCGCGATGCCCCCAACCAGGCCCCGCAGCTGCTCGGCCTCGGGGATCTGCTGCGGCTGCAACAGGCCGATGGGGGCAGTGAGGGCCTGGTGCTGCTGGCCGCTCCCACCCCGGCCGATTACGAGGAGGTGGAAGCACTCTGCGCCCAGCATCGCGGCTCGCTGGTGATGATCAATGGCCGGCTGGAGGACGCCGCCGTGGGCATCGGCACCGTCGCCCGGGAACGACGCAAAGGGTTTCTGGCGGAGTGGCAGGCCGCCTATGGCTTGATCCCGACCGCCGAGGGGGCGCTGCGGCGGGCCTATCCGGCCGACTGGCAGTTCTACCGGCGTGATGCCGATGGCTACCGCAGCGTTTGCAGCTTTGAACAAAGGCCCGACCGCGAGCAACAACTCGAGGCCCTGGAAGAGGCGGCCCGCTGA
- a CDS encoding DUF4330 domain-containing protein, giving the protein MAESSRRVSLVDAGAAAAVLMAAAGVIWSPKLSGAVARATGGLVPVTVLVDVRGVPVANPTGLIEAARSAGKVAIVIRNQPHGSVPVEQVIPLQRRLAAVMPNGQVVSAPDPNQDQFPSLDARFVLKGEGRKGADGVVFGNQNLKIGAPIELEGRDFRVTGSVTGLQVGG; this is encoded by the coding sequence ATGGCTGAATCCTCCCGTCGTGTCTCCCTGGTGGATGCCGGAGCAGCAGCTGCTGTTCTGATGGCAGCGGCGGGTGTGATCTGGAGCCCCAAGCTGAGCGGCGCCGTGGCCCGGGCCACGGGCGGCCTGGTGCCCGTGACGGTGCTGGTGGATGTGCGCGGGGTGCCGGTGGCCAATCCAACGGGCTTGATCGAGGCTGCCCGCAGCGCCGGCAAGGTGGCGATCGTGATCCGCAACCAACCCCATGGCAGCGTGCCGGTGGAGCAGGTGATCCCGCTGCAGCGCCGCCTGGCTGCGGTGATGCCGAATGGCCAGGTTGTGAGTGCGCCTGATCCCAACCAGGATCAATTCCCGAGCCTGGATGCGCGCTTCGTGCTCAAGGGCGAGGGCCGCAAGGGTGCCGATGGGGTGGTGTTCGGCAACCAAAACCTGAAAATCGGCGCGCCGATTGAGCTGGAGGGCCGTGATTTTCGGGTGACGGGCTCTGTCACCGGACTCCAGGTGGGGGGTTGA